From a single Phragmites australis chromosome 7, lpPhrAust1.1, whole genome shotgun sequence genomic region:
- the LOC133924189 gene encoding digalactosyldiacylglycerol synthase 1, chloroplastic-like: MGTEETGGSDRGGAFAFISKGWREVRDSAAADIRLMRARADREVEHLLASALALAVPGPSPPLSPVAAGAPIAELEFLRKRIQPKIQELRRQYSSRSLDGWPPRASGANLRVDLSGITAIRNAIVAEGDGAERWRIARLKGNCGEEGRKEWEVVRMIRSGLKEFEHRSLSSDMLGGFRGRGEFVEKFKLSLKSLNKDYRESKEVPPLDLTELLAYLVRQSGPFLDQLGVRRDLCDKLVGMLYSKRNGQLMYDSLSADRSLLRNENISDELDLRIARVLETTGYHTEEGFWADPARYKFSDNRRHVAIVTTASLPWMTGTAINPLFRAAYLARSTKQKVTLVVPWLSMSDQELVYPNNITFSSPEEQETYIRDWLHERLGFETNFKISFYPGKFSKERRSIIPAGDTSQFISSKEADIAILEEPEHLNWYHHGKRWTDKFNHVIGVVHTNYLEYIKREKNGALQAFLVKHINNWVTRAYCHKVLRLSAATQNLPRSVVCNVHGVNPKFLNIGEKIAADRECGQAFSKGAYFLGKMVWAKGYRELIDLLSKHKNDLEGFKLDVYGNGEDSEAVQAASRKLDLSINFFKGRDHADDSLHGYKVFINPSVSDVLCTATAEALAMGKFVICADHPSNDFFKSFPNCLTYKTSEEFVSRVKEAMASEPQPLTPEQRYNLSWEAATERFMEYSELDKVLNNRNGQPGRGGRINKVRKIPLLPKLSDVVDGGLAFAHHCLTGNEILRLATGAIPGTRDYDRQHCMDLNLLPPQVQHPVYG; encoded by the exons ATGGGTACGGAGGAGACCGGCGGCTCGGACCGCGGCGGCGCCTTCGCCTTCATCTCGAAGGGGTGGCGCGAGGTGCGGGACTCGGCGGCCGCCGACATCCGGCTCATGCGCGCGCGCGCCGACCGCGAGGTCGAGCACCTCCTCGCGTCAGCGTTGGCCCTCGCGGTCCCGGGGCCGTCGCCTCCTCTGTCGCCGGTGGCTGCGGGGGCGCCCATCGCGGAGCTGGAGTTCCTGCGGAAGCGGATCCAGCCGAAGATTCAGGAGCTCCGGAGGCAGTACTCGTCGAGGTCGCTCGACGGGTGGCCGCCCAGGGCCTCCGGCGCCAACCTCCGCGTTGACCTCTCGGGGATTACGGCGATCCGCAACGCCATTGTGGCCGAGGGGGACGGCGCCGAGAGGTGGAGGATCGCGCGGTTGAAGGGGAACTGTGGcgaggaggggaggaaggagtGGGAGGTGGTGAGGATGATACGGAGCGGGCTCAAGGAGTTCGAGCACCGGAGCCTGTCGAGTGACATGCTTGGTGGATTCCGTGGCCGCGGCGAGTTTGTGGAGAAATTCAAGTTGAGCTTG aaatcaTTGAACAAGGATTATCGGGAATCCAAG GAAGTCCCACCACTGGATCTAACTGAGCTTCTGGCATATCTGGTCCGGCAGTCTGGACCATTTCTGGATCAACTTGGCGTACGAAGAG ATCTATGTGACAAACTAGTGGGGATGTTATACAGTAAACGGAATGGTCAGCTCATGTATGATTCTCTTTCAGCAGATAGGTCCTTACTTAGAAATGAGAACATATCTGACGAGCTTGATCTAAGAATAGCTAGGGTGTTAGAAACCACTGGCTATCACACAGAAGAAGGTTTTTGGGCTGACCCTGCAAGGTACAAGTTCTCAGACAACAGACGGCATGTTGCAATTGTTACCACAGCCAGCCTTCCATGGATGACAGGAACAGCAATAAATCCATTGTTTCGTGCTGCATATCTGGCAAGAAGTACAAAGCAAAAAGTGACACTGGTGGTTCCTTGGCTCTCTATGTCAGACCAAGAATTGGTTTACCCAAATAACATCACATTTAGTTCGCCAGAAGAGCAAGAAACTTATATAAGGGACTGGCTACATGAAAGGCTTGGctttgaaacaaattttaagATATCCTTTTATCCTGGCAAG TTCTCAAAAGAGCGCCGCAGTATTATTCCTGCTGGGGACACTTCACAGTTTATTTCCTCAAAAGAAGCTGACATAGCAATTTTGGAAGAACCAGAGCATCTCAATTGGTATCATCATGGAAAGCGTTGGACAGACAAGTTCAATCATGTCATCGGCGTGGTTCATACAAATTACCTGGAATATatcaagagagagaaaaatggtGCTCTTCAAGCTTTCCTTGTTAAACATATCAACAACTGGGTGACTAGGGCATACTGCCACAAG GTTTTACGTCTTTCTGCAGCAACTCAAAATTTACCCAGGTCTGTTGTTTGTAACGTACATGGTGTGAACCCAAAGTTCCTCAATATTGGTGAGAAAATAGCAGCTGATAGGGAGTGTGGACAGGCCTTTTCCAAGGGAGCATATTTTCTTGGGAAGATGGTGTGGGCTAAAGGTTATAGAGAACTGATAGATTTGTTATCCAAACACAAAAATGACTTGGAGGGCTTCAAGTTAGATGTATATGGGAATGGTGAGGATTCTGAAGCTGTCCAGGCTGCTTCTAGGAAATTGGatttgagcatcaattttttcaAGGGAAGGGACCACGCGGATGATTCACTCCATGG GTATAAGGTTTTCATTAATCCGAGTGTTAGTGATGTGCTATGCACAGCAACAGCCGAGGCTCTTGCAATGGGAAAATTTGTAATCTGTGCAGATCATCCATCAAACGATTTTTTCAAGTCATTCCCCAACTGTTTAACATATAAAACGTCAGAGGAATTTGTTTCTCGCGTCAAAGAGGCCATGGCTAGTGAACCTCAACCCCTGACCCCTGAGCAACGGTACAATTTGTCATGGGAGGCAGCGACCGAGAGGTTTATGGAGTACTCAGAGCTTGACAAAGTTCTGAACAATAGAAATGGTCAGCCTGGACGAGGTGGGAGGATAAACAAAGTGAGAAAGATACCGTTGCTTCCTAAATTGTCAGATGTCGTGGATGGAGGCCTGGCATTTGCTCATCACTGCCTGACTGGCAATGAAATCCTCAGATTGGCGACAGGAGCAATTCCTGGTACACGTGACTATGATAGACAGCACTGCATGGATCTGAATCTCTTGCCTCCTCAAGTTCAACACCCTGTATATGGCTAG